The window TGAAGAAATTGTCCTGGAGATGAAAAGAAGAGGAGTATGGATAAGCGAAGAAATCGTAAGAGAAGTAAAGAGGCTGAAAGAATGAAAATCGCATACGTTTACGATGCCGTCTATCCATGGATAAAAGGCGGTGGTGAGAAGCGAATCCATGAGATTTCAAAAAGGTTAGTTGAATGTGGGCATGAAGTTCATTGGTTTGGAATAAAGTGGTGGGAGGGCGAAAGCACAATACAACAGAACGGCGTTTATCTGCATGGCGTTTGCGAGCCGAGAGAATTGTACGTGGGCGGAAGAAGGTCAATAAAAGAATCATTATATTTTACAGAGAAGCTTCTTATTCCTCTAATAAGGGAAGATTTTGATGTCATAGATTGTCAGGCGTTTCCATATCTCCCAGCTTTTTCTGCAAAGATTTGCTCTTCTTTGAAGCGAACTCCTCTGGTAATTACATGGCATGAAGTCTGGGATGATTACTGGTATCAGTATTTAGGTAAGAGAGGAATATGTGGGAAATGGGTTGAGAGAATGACCACTCTTTTAACAGATGAAATGGTGGCGGTTTCGGAGAGAACGAAGAAGGATCTGGAAAGAGTTGGAGTGAGAAAAAGGATTAAAGTAATACCAAATGGTATAGATTTCAGGAGTATAGAGAGTATAGACGCGTCAGACGAAGAAATTGATATTATATTTGCAGGGAGATTAATCAAGGATAAGAATGTGGACGTTTTGATTGGAGCGGTGGAGCAGGTGAAGGTACAAATTCCCGATGTCCGGTGCATGATTATTGGAGATGGACCAGAAAAAGGTAGATTAGAGAATTTGGCTAAGGATTTGGAATTAGAGGATAATATTAACTTTATGGGATTCCTGGAGGATTATACAGAGGTCATTTCGTATATGAAATCCTCAAGGGTATTTGTTTTGCCTTCGACAAGAGAAGGTTTTGGTATTGTAGCGCTGGAAGCGAATGCGTGTGGGTTGCCAGTTATTACAGTGAGTCATAAGAGGAATGCAACATGTGACCTCATAACAAATGGTGTGAATGGGTTTATATGTGAGCTAACAGTAGAGAGTATTGCAGAAAGGATATTTATGGGGCTGGCTGAAAAAGAGCGTATGGCACGAAGATGTATTGAAAACGCGAGCAGATATGACTGGAACAAAATAGCAAATCTAACCGAAGCTACTTATGGTGAGATAATGAGATAATTACTGACTACTCTAACTCTAATACTAATAGTAATAGTATAGCAAGCAAGAAAGAAGAGGTGTAGAAATGAAATGAAGGGGTTAATACTATCTGGTGGTTATGGCACAAGACTACGCCCGATTACATACTCACAGCAAAAGCAGTTAATCCCTGTTGCAAACAAGCCGATACTATTTTATGCTATTGAAGACGTAATCGAAGCGGGTGTTAAGGAAATAGGAATCATTGTGGGACCAAACAAAGAACAGGTCATAGAAACTGTAAAATCAGAAAACTGGGATGTGGATGCAGGTGCAGAGATAGAATTTATTTATCAGGGCGAACCAAAGGGATTAGCACATACCATTCTTGTTGCAGAAGATTATTTAGATGACGAATTTGTTATGTATTTGGGGGATAACATCTTGAGAGAGGGGATTGTAGAACACGCTAAGAAGTTTAAAGGGAACAATTATGATGCGAGTATAATGCTTACAGAGGTTGAGAATCCGCAACAATTTGGAGTTGCAGATATTAACGAAGATGGTACAATAAAAAGACTCGTTGAGAAACCCAAAGTTCCACCAGGCAATCTCGCTCTGGTTGGCATTTACTTCTTCAAACCTGTTATACTGGAAGCCTGTAAGCGTATAAAACCCTCATGGCGGAATGAGCTTGAGATTACTGATGCAATTCAGTGGCTGATTGATAACGGATACGAGGTGGGCTGGACAAAGGTACAGGGTTGGTGGAAAGATACAGGGAAACCCGAAGATATTCTGGAAGCTAACAGGTTGATTTTAGATGATATCAAAACGAAAAACGAAGGTACTGCGGAAAGCTCAAAAATAATAGGAAGAGCTATCATCGAGAAAGGGGTAGAGATAAAAAACAGCATTGTTAAAGGACCATCCCTGATTGGATGTGATTGCATGATAAGAAATTCTTACATAGGACCTTACACGAGTATTGGAAAGGAATGTATAATAGAAGATACAGAGATCGAGGATTCAATAGTGATGGAGAAATCGGAAATAATAGGAGGAGGGAGAATCATTGAGAGTTTGATAGGGAAGGAAGTAAAGATAAAAAGGAAATCGGATTTGCCAAATGGCAGGAAACTAATTGTGGGTGACCACTCAGAGATAGTAGGATGAGAAAAATGAAGATACTTGTAACTGGTGGATTGGGGTTCATAGGAAGCAATTTTGTAAGGCATATGGCAGATA of the Methanophagales archaeon genome contains:
- a CDS encoding glucose-1-phosphate thymidylyltransferase, with translation MKGLILSGGYGTRLRPITYSQQKQLIPVANKPILFYAIEDVIEAGVKEIGIIVGPNKEQVIETVKSENWDVDAGAEIEFIYQGEPKGLAHTILVAEDYLDDEFVMYLGDNILREGIVEHAKKFKGNNYDASIMLTEVENPQQFGVADINEDGTIKRLVEKPKVPPGNLALVGIYFFKPVILEACKRIKPSWRNELEITDAIQWLIDNGYEVGWTKVQGWWKDTGKPEDILEANRLILDDIKTKNEGTAESSKIIGRAIIEKGVEIKNSIVKGPSLIGCDCMIRNSYIGPYTSIGKECIIEDTEIEDSIVMEKSEIIGGGRIIESLIGKEVKIKRKSDLPNGRKLIVGDHSEIVG
- a CDS encoding glycosyltransferase family 4 protein; the protein is MDKRRNRKRSKEAERMKIAYVYDAVYPWIKGGGEKRIHEISKRLVECGHEVHWFGIKWWEGESTIQQNGVYLHGVCEPRELYVGGRRSIKESLYFTEKLLIPLIREDFDVIDCQAFPYLPAFSAKICSSLKRTPLVITWHEVWDDYWYQYLGKRGICGKWVERMTTLLTDEMVAVSERTKKDLERVGVRKRIKVIPNGIDFRSIESIDASDEEIDIIFAGRLIKDKNVDVLIGAVEQVKVQIPDVRCMIIGDGPEKGRLENLAKDLELEDNINFMGFLEDYTEVISYMKSSRVFVLPSTREGFGIVALEANACGLPVITVSHKRNATCDLITNGVNGFICELTVESIAERIFMGLAEKERMARRCIENASRYDWNKIANLTEATYGEIMR